Proteins from a genomic interval of Thunnus thynnus chromosome 5, fThuThy2.1, whole genome shotgun sequence:
- the chka gene encoding choline kinase alpha isoform X1 has translation MKTKFINGVSSSPSMSLGLLVTENALQVQPDTQEDCKELVRPDQPDLDTRRKAYLWCREFLHGAWKTLAEDDFHITIIRGGLSNKLFLCSLPDSLDTVGDEPRSILLRLYGAILQMSCNKGDSRQSNKENHLQGAEAMVLESVMFAILAERELGPKLYGIFPQGRLEQYVPSRKLDTCELSDPSISAEVAEKMAKFHAMRMPFNKEPKWLFGTMDKYLSQVMRLNFTRESHLRRFNRLLSYNLPQEMDMLKSLLESTHSPVVFCHNDCQEGNILLLKGRQSSDKQKLMLIDFEYSSYNYRGFDIGNHFCEWMYDYNCDEFPFFKVNAQAYPSKAQQLHFIENYLRESDQGFDNLSEEDQMKLKEELYVEVNRFSLASHFFWGLWSIIQARLSTIKFGYLEYALARFDAYFQQKKIWAV, from the exons atgaaaaccaaattCATCAACGGGGTTTCATCCTCTCCCTCCATGTCGCTGGGTCTGCTGGTGACCGAGAACGCCTTGCAGGTCCAGCCAGACACCCAGGAGGACTGCAAGGAGCTGGTCCGTCCCGACCAGCCCGACCTGGACACCCGGCGCAAGGCTTATCTGTGGTGCAGAGAGTTCCTCCATGGAGCCTGGAAAACCCTGGCGGAGGACGATTTCCACATCACCATCATAAG GGGTGGTCTGAGCAACAAGCTCTTCCTGTGCAGCCTCCCTGACAGCCTGGACACTGTTGGGGACGAGCCAAGGAGCATCCTGCTGCGCCTCTATGGGGCCATCCTGCAG ATGTCCTGTAATAAAGGGGATTCCCGACagtcaaacaaagaaaatcactTGCAA gggGCAGAGGCCATGGTACTGGAGAGTGTGATGTTTGCGATCTTGGCTGAGAGGGAGTTGGGACCTAAACTCTATGGCATTTTCCCTCAGGGCCGACTGGAGCAGTATGTTCCC AGCCGTAAACTGGACACCTGTGAGTTAAGTGACCCCAGTATCTCAGCGGAGGTTGCAGAGAAGATGGCCAAGTTTCATGCAATGAGGATGCCTTTCAACAAGGAACCCAAGTGGCTGTTTGGAACCATGGACAA ATACCTGAGCCAAGTCATGAGGCTCAATTTCACCAGAGAGTCCCACCTGCGTCGCTTCAACCGCCTCCTCAGCTACAACCTGCCACAGGAGATGGATATGCTCAA GTCTCTGCTGGAGTCCACACACTCCCCTGTGGTGTTCTGCCACAACGACTGCCAGGAAG GGAACATCCTGCTTCTGAAGGGCCGCCAGAGCTCAGACAAACAGAAGCTGATGCTCATTGACTTTGAGTACAGCAGCTACAACTACAG GGGATTTGACATTGGTAACCATTTTTGTGAATGGATGTATGACTACAACTGTGACGAGTTTCCTTTCTTCAAAGTTAACGCTCAGGCCTACCCCTCAAAGGCCCAGCAG CTCCACTTCATTGAAAACTATCTGCGTGAGTCTGACCAAGGGTTTGACAACCTGAGTGAGGAGGACCAAATGAAACTGAAGGAGGAGCTGTATGTGGAGGTCAACAG GTTCTCTCTGGCATCCCACTTCTTTTGGGGCTTGTGGTCCATCATCCAGGCCCGGCTCTCCACCATCAAGTTTGGATACCTG GAGTACGCCTTGGCCAGATTTGATGCCTACTTCCAGCAGAAGAAGATCTGGGCTGTCTAA
- the chka gene encoding choline kinase alpha isoform X2 codes for MKTKFINGVSSSPSMSLGLLVTENALQVQPDTQEDCKELVRPDQPDLDTRRKAYLWCREFLHGAWKTLAEDDFHITIIRGGLSNKLFLCSLPDSLDTVGDEPRSILLRLYGAILQGAEAMVLESVMFAILAERELGPKLYGIFPQGRLEQYVPSRKLDTCELSDPSISAEVAEKMAKFHAMRMPFNKEPKWLFGTMDKYLSQVMRLNFTRESHLRRFNRLLSYNLPQEMDMLKSLLESTHSPVVFCHNDCQEGNILLLKGRQSSDKQKLMLIDFEYSSYNYRGFDIGNHFCEWMYDYNCDEFPFFKVNAQAYPSKAQQLHFIENYLRESDQGFDNLSEEDQMKLKEELYVEVNRFSLASHFFWGLWSIIQARLSTIKFGYLEYALARFDAYFQQKKIWAV; via the exons atgaaaaccaaattCATCAACGGGGTTTCATCCTCTCCCTCCATGTCGCTGGGTCTGCTGGTGACCGAGAACGCCTTGCAGGTCCAGCCAGACACCCAGGAGGACTGCAAGGAGCTGGTCCGTCCCGACCAGCCCGACCTGGACACCCGGCGCAAGGCTTATCTGTGGTGCAGAGAGTTCCTCCATGGAGCCTGGAAAACCCTGGCGGAGGACGATTTCCACATCACCATCATAAG GGGTGGTCTGAGCAACAAGCTCTTCCTGTGCAGCCTCCCTGACAGCCTGGACACTGTTGGGGACGAGCCAAGGAGCATCCTGCTGCGCCTCTATGGGGCCATCCTGCAG gggGCAGAGGCCATGGTACTGGAGAGTGTGATGTTTGCGATCTTGGCTGAGAGGGAGTTGGGACCTAAACTCTATGGCATTTTCCCTCAGGGCCGACTGGAGCAGTATGTTCCC AGCCGTAAACTGGACACCTGTGAGTTAAGTGACCCCAGTATCTCAGCGGAGGTTGCAGAGAAGATGGCCAAGTTTCATGCAATGAGGATGCCTTTCAACAAGGAACCCAAGTGGCTGTTTGGAACCATGGACAA ATACCTGAGCCAAGTCATGAGGCTCAATTTCACCAGAGAGTCCCACCTGCGTCGCTTCAACCGCCTCCTCAGCTACAACCTGCCACAGGAGATGGATATGCTCAA GTCTCTGCTGGAGTCCACACACTCCCCTGTGGTGTTCTGCCACAACGACTGCCAGGAAG GGAACATCCTGCTTCTGAAGGGCCGCCAGAGCTCAGACAAACAGAAGCTGATGCTCATTGACTTTGAGTACAGCAGCTACAACTACAG GGGATTTGACATTGGTAACCATTTTTGTGAATGGATGTATGACTACAACTGTGACGAGTTTCCTTTCTTCAAAGTTAACGCTCAGGCCTACCCCTCAAAGGCCCAGCAG CTCCACTTCATTGAAAACTATCTGCGTGAGTCTGACCAAGGGTTTGACAACCTGAGTGAGGAGGACCAAATGAAACTGAAGGAGGAGCTGTATGTGGAGGTCAACAG GTTCTCTCTGGCATCCCACTTCTTTTGGGGCTTGTGGTCCATCATCCAGGCCCGGCTCTCCACCATCAAGTTTGGATACCTG GAGTACGCCTTGGCCAGATTTGATGCCTACTTCCAGCAGAAGAAGATCTGGGCTGTCTAA
- the chka gene encoding choline kinase alpha isoform X3: protein MGPSCRLPKGACLGHSCSQVNPPKNTMSCNKGDSRQSNKENHLQGAEAMVLESVMFAILAERELGPKLYGIFPQGRLEQYVPSRKLDTCELSDPSISAEVAEKMAKFHAMRMPFNKEPKWLFGTMDKYLSQVMRLNFTRESHLRRFNRLLSYNLPQEMDMLKSLLESTHSPVVFCHNDCQEGNILLLKGRQSSDKQKLMLIDFEYSSYNYRGFDIGNHFCEWMYDYNCDEFPFFKVNAQAYPSKAQQLHFIENYLRESDQGFDNLSEEDQMKLKEELYVEVNRFSLASHFFWGLWSIIQARLSTIKFGYLEYALARFDAYFQQKKIWAV, encoded by the exons ATGGGGCCATCCTGCAG GCTTCCCAAAGGAGCGTGCCTTGGGCACTCTTGTTCCCAGGTGAACCCACCAAAAAACACG ATGTCCTGTAATAAAGGGGATTCCCGACagtcaaacaaagaaaatcactTGCAA gggGCAGAGGCCATGGTACTGGAGAGTGTGATGTTTGCGATCTTGGCTGAGAGGGAGTTGGGACCTAAACTCTATGGCATTTTCCCTCAGGGCCGACTGGAGCAGTATGTTCCC AGCCGTAAACTGGACACCTGTGAGTTAAGTGACCCCAGTATCTCAGCGGAGGTTGCAGAGAAGATGGCCAAGTTTCATGCAATGAGGATGCCTTTCAACAAGGAACCCAAGTGGCTGTTTGGAACCATGGACAA ATACCTGAGCCAAGTCATGAGGCTCAATTTCACCAGAGAGTCCCACCTGCGTCGCTTCAACCGCCTCCTCAGCTACAACCTGCCACAGGAGATGGATATGCTCAA GTCTCTGCTGGAGTCCACACACTCCCCTGTGGTGTTCTGCCACAACGACTGCCAGGAAG GGAACATCCTGCTTCTGAAGGGCCGCCAGAGCTCAGACAAACAGAAGCTGATGCTCATTGACTTTGAGTACAGCAGCTACAACTACAG GGGATTTGACATTGGTAACCATTTTTGTGAATGGATGTATGACTACAACTGTGACGAGTTTCCTTTCTTCAAAGTTAACGCTCAGGCCTACCCCTCAAAGGCCCAGCAG CTCCACTTCATTGAAAACTATCTGCGTGAGTCTGACCAAGGGTTTGACAACCTGAGTGAGGAGGACCAAATGAAACTGAAGGAGGAGCTGTATGTGGAGGTCAACAG GTTCTCTCTGGCATCCCACTTCTTTTGGGGCTTGTGGTCCATCATCCAGGCCCGGCTCTCCACCATCAAGTTTGGATACCTG GAGTACGCCTTGGCCAGATTTGATGCCTACTTCCAGCAGAAGAAGATCTGGGCTGTCTAA